From a single Georhizobium profundi genomic region:
- a CDS encoding TRAP transporter large permease: MNAALAFSLITLFALAVPIGVSLVLASAFGIHFFSTVPLLLVAQRVFTSLDSFPLLAVPLFILSGNLMAAGGISERLVDLAKSMVGGIQGGLACTCVITCMIFASVSGSSVATTFAIGVILIPAMVRHGYPVGTAAAVQASSAELGVLIPPSIPLILYGVATETSIGQLFLAGIGPGLLVAAALFIYLLVLCRIKGYGKEDGLDSQPFFRALRRSFWAILMPFIVLGGIYGGVFTPTEASAVAVVYALVVGMFVYRVLTFRKIHEALRSSAISSTVIMIIIAGAGLFSFLITRSGLPSIVAEWVQEMFTDKWSFLLAVNVFLFMVGMFIETSAAILVLAPLLAPIAIAYGVDPVHFGLIIVVNLALGMITPPVGVNLFAACAVARISLQTIIPPLVPMVLVVMGCVLLVTYVPFISLGLVELFYR, encoded by the coding sequence ATGAACGCCGCCCTCGCCTTTTCGCTGATCACGCTCTTTGCGCTGGCGGTCCCGATCGGCGTTTCGCTGGTGCTTGCGAGCGCCTTCGGTATCCATTTCTTTTCCACGGTACCGCTGCTCCTGGTGGCGCAACGCGTCTTCACCAGCCTCGATTCCTTTCCGCTGCTCGCAGTGCCGCTCTTCATCCTGTCCGGCAATCTCATGGCAGCGGGCGGCATCTCCGAACGCCTCGTTGATCTCGCAAAGTCGATGGTGGGCGGCATCCAGGGCGGGCTTGCCTGCACCTGCGTCATCACCTGCATGATCTTCGCCTCGGTCTCAGGCTCTTCCGTCGCCACGACCTTCGCGATCGGCGTCATCCTGATCCCGGCCATGGTGAGGCATGGCTATCCCGTCGGCACGGCAGCTGCCGTCCAGGCTTCGTCGGCGGAGCTTGGCGTACTCATTCCGCCGTCGATCCCGCTCATCCTCTATGGTGTCGCAACCGAGACATCGATCGGCCAGCTCTTCCTCGCCGGCATCGGACCTGGGCTTCTTGTTGCCGCAGCGCTCTTCATCTATCTGCTCGTCCTCTGCCGCATCAAAGGCTACGGCAAGGAAGACGGCCTCGACAGCCAACCCTTCTTCCGCGCGCTGCGCCGGTCCTTCTGGGCGATCCTGATGCCCTTCATCGTGCTTGGCGGCATCTATGGCGGCGTCTTCACGCCGACCGAAGCCTCGGCCGTGGCCGTGGTCTATGCCCTGGTCGTCGGCATGTTCGTCTATCGCGTGCTGACATTCCGCAAGATCCACGAAGCGCTGCGCTCGTCGGCGATCTCGTCCACCGTCATCATGATCATCATTGCCGGTGCGGGCCTCTTCTCCTTCCTCATCACGAGAAGCGGCCTGCCCTCGATCGTGGCAGAATGGGTGCAGGAGATGTTCACCGACAAGTGGAGCTTCCTGCTTGCGGTCAACGTTTTCCTGTTCATGGTCGGGATGTTCATCGAGACATCGGCGGCGATCCTGGTGCTCGCACCGCTGCTTGCCCCGATCGCAATCGCCTACGGTGTCGATCCGGTCCATTTCGGGCTGATCATCGTCGTCAACCTGGCGCTCGGCATGATCACGCCACCGGTGGGGGTCAATCTTTTCGCCGCCTGCGCCGTCGCCCGCATATCCCTGCAAACGATCATCCCGCCCTTGGT
- a CDS encoding TRAP transporter small permease, with protein sequence MQWFLAVERRLTRVALELAILALAIVVALAFYQVVTRFVFGHPSAWSEVAARSAMIWMVFLGFAAAFRQGTMIAVDFLVDVSPNAFRRVLYVVILIASLIFLAILIWYGWGMTMRVRSQNLAGLQVTIAWVYAALPVGSALATLGVIARFIEVWNEADTTTKSELKDVESAI encoded by the coding sequence ATGCAGTGGTTTCTCGCAGTCGAGCGGCGGCTGACGCGCGTCGCGCTGGAGCTTGCGATCCTCGCGCTCGCGATCGTCGTGGCACTGGCCTTCTATCAGGTCGTCACCCGCTTCGTGTTCGGCCACCCCTCCGCTTGGTCGGAAGTCGCTGCACGTTCGGCGATGATCTGGATGGTTTTTCTGGGCTTCGCCGCAGCGTTTCGCCAGGGCACGATGATCGCGGTCGATTTTCTCGTCGATGTCAGCCCGAATGCATTCCGGCGCGTGCTCTACGTCGTGATCCTCATCGCCTCGCTGATCTTCCTGGCCATCCTCATCTGGTACGGCTGGGGCATGACGATGCGGGTGCGCAGCCAGAACCTGGCCGGCCTGCAAGTGACGATCGCCTGGGTCTATGCCGCGCTTCCCGTGGGCTCGGCATTGGCAACGCTCGGCGTCATCGCCCGGTTCATCGAAGTCTGGAATGAAGCCGACACCACAACCAAGAGCGAGCTCAAGGATGTGGAGAGCGCGATATGA
- a CDS encoding TRAP transporter substrate-binding protein, translated as MFRFRTITAAAVFALSAGVAGSALAQTTLNFAHTTAQGSHYSVGVQAFGEKLAELSDGKFEIREQAAGALGGERDMIEGLQIGSVELVYSSTGPLGNFAPETLVLDLPFLFKDYAAARSILDGEIGDELLEAVNAQGLVALAWSENGFRHITNSSRAIDAPEDLNGLKIRTMENSVHMEAFSAAGASPTPMAFPEVFAALQQRVIDGQENPIPIITSANMWEVQDHLTLTGHVYSPAIIIASPSLWDSLSDEEKAWFEEAADTAVAATRAKVEEDEQTGVAMLRERGMEVIEEVDQAAFREAVSPAYDTFVGQYGDEMLTRIQAAQE; from the coding sequence ATGTTTCGTTTTCGCACCATTACGGCTGCTGCCGTATTCGCCTTGTCTGCCGGGGTGGCCGGGAGCGCCCTTGCCCAGACAACCTTGAATTTCGCGCATACCACCGCACAAGGCTCGCACTACAGCGTCGGCGTCCAGGCCTTCGGTGAGAAACTGGCCGAATTGTCGGACGGAAAGTTCGAAATCCGCGAACAGGCCGCGGGCGCGCTTGGCGGTGAGCGCGACATGATCGAAGGCCTGCAGATCGGCTCAGTCGAGCTCGTCTATTCCTCGACCGGCCCGCTGGGCAACTTCGCGCCTGAAACGCTGGTGCTCGACCTGCCCTTCCTCTTCAAGGATTACGCCGCGGCGCGTTCGATCCTCGATGGCGAGATCGGTGACGAGCTTCTCGAGGCCGTGAATGCGCAAGGGCTCGTCGCGCTCGCCTGGAGCGAAAACGGCTTCCGCCACATCACCAATTCCAGCCGCGCGATCGATGCGCCGGAAGACCTCAACGGTCTGAAGATCCGCACCATGGAAAACAGCGTGCACATGGAAGCATTCTCGGCTGCCGGCGCATCGCCGACGCCGATGGCGTTTCCGGAAGTCTTCGCAGCCCTGCAGCAGCGCGTGATCGACGGGCAGGAAAATCCGATCCCGATCATCACCTCCGCCAATATGTGGGAAGTCCAGGACCACCTCACGCTGACCGGCCACGTCTATTCGCCGGCCATCATCATCGCGTCGCCGAGCCTGTGGGACTCGCTGTCGGATGAAGAAAAGGCATGGTTCGAGGAAGCTGCCGATACGGCTGTCGCCGCGACCCGGGCAAAGGTCGAGGAAGACGAGCAGACCGGCGTCGCGATGCTGCGCGAACGCGGCATGGAAGTGATCGAAGAGGTCGACCAGGCAGCATTCCGCGAAGCGGTCTCGCCTGCCTACGACACCTTCGTCGGCCAGTATGGCGACGAGATGCTGACGCGCATCCAGGCCGCGCAGGAATAG
- a CDS encoding FadR/GntR family transcriptional regulator — MPSKTADIVVSDLPSNKGERLSERVYENLFHAIVTGMIAAGAKLPSENELARQFEVSRPVLREALDKLRDDGLISSVRGSGNYVLNALGSRVDDVPSDEADRDALQRIGDLLAGIELRMIVEPQAAYLAAKRRGPSDIESMRAALDRFDQAMKQNAILHHHDYAFHEAIATATCNARIVQTLKSLEYDVTRSVNLMRFLVQFQPFIRNEAVRDEHEEIFRHIEAGAATKAKRAMRNHIEHARIRMMSNRPGF, encoded by the coding sequence ATGCCGAGCAAAACCGCCGATATCGTCGTTTCCGATCTTCCCAGCAATAAAGGCGAGCGGCTTTCGGAACGGGTCTATGAAAACCTGTTCCACGCGATCGTGACGGGCATGATCGCGGCCGGTGCAAAGCTTCCGTCGGAGAACGAGTTGGCGCGTCAGTTCGAGGTGTCGCGCCCGGTATTGCGCGAGGCCCTGGATAAGCTGCGCGACGACGGGCTGATTTCGTCGGTGCGCGGATCGGGCAATTACGTGCTGAACGCGCTCGGCTCGCGGGTCGACGACGTGCCGAGCGACGAGGCGGACCGCGACGCGCTGCAGCGGATCGGCGACCTTCTGGCCGGCATCGAGCTGCGCATGATCGTCGAGCCACAGGCCGCCTATCTCGCAGCAAAACGTCGGGGACCATCCGATATCGAAAGCATGCGGGCGGCGCTCGATCGGTTCGATCAGGCGATGAAGCAGAATGCCATTCTGCACCATCACGACTATGCGTTTCACGAGGCTATCGCGACAGCCACGTGCAATGCGCGCATCGTCCAGACGCTGAAATCGCTCGAATACGACGTCACGCGATCGGTCAATCTCATGCGCTTCCTGGTGCAATTCCAGCCCTTCATCCGCAACGAAGCGGTGAGGGACGAGCATGAGGAGATTTTCCGGCACATCGAGGCCGGCGCGGCCACAAAGGCCAAGCGCGCCATGCGCAACCACATCGAGCATGCGCGCATCCGCATGATGAGCAACCGGCCGGGCTTCTAG
- a CDS encoding aldehyde dehydrogenase family protein, whose translation MLDQTSVTAYGHLINGETIDRATAGGIDVLDPSTGKVFARIPRGGAAEVDRAIDAARSAFEGEWGAKSALERGRILMKISALIIENFEELAALESRDTGKPMKQARADITATARYFEYYGSAADKHHGETIPYSKGMTVLALRVPHGVTAHIIPWNYPSQIYGRSVGGALAAGNACVVKPAEDACLTPLRISELALEAGLPAGALNVVCGLGTEAGAALAAHPGINHISFTGSPQTGTAVAKAAAENHVQVTLELGGKSPQVIFADADLDEALPVIVNAIIQNAGQTCAAGSRVLIERSIYDEVLARLSERFSALKVGAGVDDLDCGPIISAKQLERVTSLVDAALADGAKVVASASMAENAPEGGFFYPPMLLDGAAPESRIGQDEVFGPVLAAFPFDDEKDAIRIANATPYGLTASVWTRDGGRQMRCANAIEAGQVFVNNYGAGGGIELPFGGMKRSGYGREKAFEGMISFTTIKTVVLKHG comes from the coding sequence ATGCTGGATCAGACATCCGTCACGGCCTATGGCCATCTCATCAACGGTGAAACCATCGACCGCGCGACTGCGGGCGGCATCGACGTGCTCGACCCGTCGACCGGCAAGGTTTTTGCCCGTATTCCAAGGGGCGGCGCCGCCGAAGTCGATCGTGCCATCGATGCTGCGCGCAGCGCTTTCGAAGGGGAATGGGGCGCGAAATCGGCGCTGGAACGCGGCCGCATCCTGATGAAGATCTCGGCGCTGATCATCGAGAATTTCGAGGAGCTGGCAGCGCTTGAATCGCGCGATACCGGCAAGCCGATGAAGCAGGCGCGCGCCGACATCACCGCGACTGCCCGCTATTTCGAGTATTACGGGTCGGCCGCCGACAAGCACCATGGCGAGACGATCCCCTACAGCAAGGGCATGACGGTTCTGGCCTTGCGCGTGCCGCACGGCGTGACGGCGCACATCATCCCCTGGAACTACCCTTCGCAGATTTACGGCCGCTCGGTCGGCGGCGCACTTGCAGCGGGCAATGCCTGCGTCGTCAAACCGGCCGAAGACGCCTGCCTCACGCCGCTTCGGATCTCGGAACTGGCACTCGAAGCCGGCCTGCCCGCAGGGGCGTTGAATGTCGTTTGCGGGCTTGGCACCGAGGCCGGCGCGGCGCTCGCCGCTCATCCGGGCATCAACCACATCTCCTTCACCGGCTCGCCACAGACGGGAACAGCTGTCGCCAAGGCGGCTGCGGAAAACCATGTGCAGGTGACGCTCGAACTTGGGGGCAAGTCGCCTCAAGTGATCTTCGCCGATGCCGATCTGGACGAAGCGCTGCCCGTCATCGTCAACGCGATCATCCAGAATGCGGGCCAGACCTGCGCCGCCGGCAGCCGCGTACTGATCGAACGCTCGATCTATGACGAGGTTCTGGCGAGGCTTTCGGAGCGCTTCTCGGCGCTGAAGGTGGGCGCAGGTGTCGATGATCTCGACTGCGGCCCCATCATCAGCGCTAAACAGCTGGAGCGGGTCACGTCACTGGTCGACGCCGCACTTGCCGACGGGGCCAAGGTCGTCGCCTCCGCCAGCATGGCCGAGAATGCACCTGAAGGAGGGTTCTTCTACCCGCCGATGCTGCTCGATGGCGCAGCGCCCGAAAGCCGGATCGGCCAGGACGAGGTTTTTGGCCCGGTTCTCGCCGCCTTCCCGTTCGACGATGAAAAAGACGCCATCCGCATTGCCAATGCGACACCCTACGGCCTGACGGCGTCAGTCTGGACGCGGGATGGTGGACGGCAGATGCGCTGCGCCAACGCCATCGAGGCGGGCCAGGTCTTCGTCAACAACTACGGCGCCGGCGGCGGCATCGAGCTGCCCTTCGGCGGCATGAAGCGATCCGGCTATGGCCGCGAAAAGGCCTTCGAAGGCATGATCAGCTTCACCACCATCAAGACGGTCGTCCTCAAGCACGGTTGA
- the nanR gene encoding transcriptional regulator NanR has product MEKLSDLKAIDDRIVRRKLSDQVFERLREMIVRGEMGAGDPMPSERELMERFGVGRPAVREALQSMQTMGLITISHGERSRVSALSADIAFRQMDAVARLLLSASPDNLEHLKEARRLFELGMVRIAAQNATAEDIAELTDLIEKQRSKIDDPKAFIRADIAFHAKITRMAGNPIFAAVGDAMLNWLFTYHTDLLIWSGQEETTLREHAAIVDRLAAGEADGAADAMRGHLNRSAALYRHH; this is encoded by the coding sequence ATGGAAAAGCTAAGCGACCTCAAAGCGATTGACGACCGGATCGTGCGCCGCAAGCTCTCCGACCAGGTATTCGAACGCTTGCGTGAAATGATCGTGCGTGGGGAAATGGGAGCCGGCGATCCGATGCCTTCGGAGCGCGAACTGATGGAGCGCTTTGGCGTTGGTCGACCTGCCGTGCGCGAGGCGCTGCAGTCCATGCAGACCATGGGCCTCATCACGATATCCCACGGAGAGCGGTCGAGAGTCAGCGCCTTGTCGGCCGATATCGCGTTCCGGCAGATGGATGCGGTGGCGAGGCTGCTGCTTTCGGCCTCCCCCGACAATCTCGAGCACCTCAAGGAGGCACGGCGCCTTTTCGAACTCGGCATGGTGCGCATCGCGGCGCAGAATGCAACGGCCGAAGACATCGCCGAACTGACCGATCTCATCGAGAAGCAGCGCAGCAAGATCGATGACCCGAAGGCGTTCATTCGCGCCGACATCGCCTTCCATGCCAAGATCACCCGCATGGCCGGCAACCCGATCTTTGCCGCCGTCGGTGACGCGATGCTGAACTGGCTGTTCACCTATCACACCGACCTGCTGATCTGGTCGGGTCAGGAAGAAACCACCTTGCGGGAACATGCCGCGATAGTCGATCGTCTCGCTGCCGGAGAAGCGGATGGCGCGGCTGACGCCATGCGCGGTCACCTCAATCGATCGGCGGCGCTCTACCGCCACCACTGA
- a CDS encoding phosphogluconate dehydrogenase C-terminal domain-containing protein — MKIALIGAGGKMGVRLSRNLKGSRYDVAHVEVSEIGQKRLKDEVGADCVAVDEALKDAKAVILAVPDTAIRKVGADIVPKVAPGTIVIALDAAAPFAGHFPERADVTYFVTHPCHPPIFNDETDLAAKRDYFGGIAARQAIVSALMQGPEEHFAIGEEIAKTIFQPILRSHRVTVEQMALLEPGLSETVCATLLVVMKDAMDEVVRRGVDRVAARDFLLGHLNILAAVVMEEVDGVFSDACNKAIVNGKPRLMRDDWLGVFETHEITESIRRIT; from the coding sequence ATGAAAATCGCTTTGATCGGCGCCGGTGGGAAAATGGGAGTGCGTCTGTCGCGCAACCTGAAAGGGTCGCGTTATGACGTTGCCCATGTCGAAGTCAGCGAAATCGGCCAAAAGCGGCTGAAGGATGAGGTCGGCGCAGACTGCGTCGCCGTCGATGAGGCGTTGAAGGATGCGAAAGCCGTAATCCTGGCTGTGCCGGACACGGCGATCCGGAAGGTCGGCGCCGATATCGTGCCCAAGGTCGCGCCCGGCACGATCGTGATCGCGCTCGATGCCGCGGCTCCCTTTGCCGGGCATTTCCCCGAGCGCGCGGACGTCACCTATTTCGTCACCCATCCCTGCCATCCGCCGATCTTCAACGATGAAACCGATCTTGCGGCCAAGCGCGATTATTTCGGCGGCATTGCAGCGCGCCAGGCGATTGTCAGCGCGCTGATGCAGGGCCCGGAAGAGCATTTTGCCATCGGCGAAGAGATCGCCAAGACGATCTTCCAGCCGATCCTGCGGTCCCATCGCGTGACCGTCGAGCAGATGGCGCTGCTGGAGCCCGGCCTGTCGGAGACCGTGTGCGCGACGCTTCTGGTCGTGATGAAGGATGCGATGGACGAGGTGGTGCGCCGCGGCGTCGACCGGGTGGCAGCACGCGATTTCCTGCTTGGGCACCTGAACATTCTCGCGGCTGTCGTCATGGAAGAAGTCGATGGCGTCTTCTCCGATGCCTGCAACAAGGCGATCGTGAACGGCAAGCCGCGCCTCATGCGCGACGACTGGCTCGGCGTGTTCGAGACCCACGAAATCACCGAGAGCATTCGCCGGATCACCTGA
- a CDS encoding ribulose-bisphosphate carboxylase large subunit family protein, which yields MARLFAEYEVESPVGLERAARVIAGEQSCGTFMRLPGETDDLRSRAGANVEDVIVDEVRDKPSLPVRKPGTAYERGRIVLSWPLANMGPSLTNTLATVAGNLFELAEVSAIRLTDVTFPDAFADACPGPAFGVEGTQRLADVSDRPMIGTIIKPSVGLSPDETAALVQQLCDGGIDFIKDDELQANGPHCPLAERVRAVMDVINAHAEKTGKKVMYAFNITDEVDEMKRNADLVLAQGGTCLMVSLHSIGLAGLGAIRRHSQLPLHCHRNGWGLFQRSPDIGLSYRAWQKFWRLAGADHLHVNGLGNKFSESDDSVIDSARAVAEPMFCGKRASFAAMPVFSSGQTAVQIEPTYRAIGTTGFIYCGGGGIMGHPGGVAGGVESLRQAAEAAVKGISAADYARDHRELADALKVFGDRFG from the coding sequence ATGGCGCGATTGTTCGCAGAGTACGAGGTCGAGAGCCCGGTCGGGCTCGAAAGGGCCGCGCGCGTCATTGCGGGCGAACAGTCCTGCGGCACCTTCATGCGGCTACCGGGCGAGACCGATGATCTCAGAAGCCGCGCCGGTGCCAATGTCGAGGACGTCATTGTCGACGAGGTGCGGGACAAGCCATCGCTGCCGGTGCGGAAACCGGGCACAGCCTATGAGCGCGGGCGCATCGTTCTGTCCTGGCCTCTCGCCAATATGGGCCCGTCGCTTACCAACACGCTCGCGACGGTCGCCGGCAATCTGTTCGAGCTCGCCGAAGTCTCCGCCATCCGGCTGACCGACGTCACGTTTCCCGACGCGTTCGCCGATGCGTGTCCGGGGCCGGCGTTCGGCGTCGAGGGCACGCAGCGGCTCGCCGACGTGTCCGACCGGCCGATGATCGGTACCATCATCAAGCCGAGCGTCGGCCTTTCTCCGGATGAGACGGCGGCGCTCGTGCAACAGCTCTGCGATGGCGGCATCGATTTCATCAAGGACGACGAACTGCAGGCGAACGGGCCCCACTGCCCGCTTGCCGAGCGGGTGAGGGCCGTGATGGACGTGATCAACGCTCATGCGGAAAAGACCGGCAAGAAGGTTATGTACGCGTTCAACATCACCGACGAAGTCGATGAGATGAAACGCAATGCCGATCTGGTGCTGGCGCAAGGCGGCACCTGCCTGATGGTCAGCCTTCATTCCATTGGCCTTGCGGGTCTCGGCGCGATCCGGCGGCATTCGCAACTGCCGCTGCACTGCCACCGCAATGGCTGGGGGCTGTTCCAGCGCTCGCCCGACATCGGTCTGTCCTACCGCGCCTGGCAGAAGTTTTGGCGGCTTGCGGGGGCGGACCACCTGCACGTCAACGGGCTCGGCAACAAGTTCAGCGAGAGCGACGACAGCGTCATCGATTCCGCCCGCGCCGTAGCCGAGCCGATGTTTTGCGGCAAGCGGGCAAGTTTTGCGGCGATGCCGGTGTTTTCGTCGGGCCAGACGGCGGTTCAGATCGAGCCGACCTACAGGGCGATCGGCACCACCGGCTTCATCTACTGCGGCGGCGGCGGCATCATGGGGCATCCGGGCGGCGTCGCCGGCGGTGTCGAGAGCCTGCGTCAGGCGGCAGAGGCAGCGGTCAAGGGCATTTCCGCCGCCGACTATGCGCGGGATCACAGGGAACTCGCCGATGCTCTGAAGGTCTTCGGAGACCGCTTCGGATGA
- a CDS encoding four-carbon acid sugar kinase family protein, with product MSGAPLISFYGDDFTGSTDAMEALSSNGIETVLFTRVPNAEEFAPFAHCRAVGLAGTSRSQSPIWMDRELRDALFWLKSLNAAHCHYKVCSTFDSAPHQGPIGRALEIGLDIFDQDMAAIIVGVPQLRRYTFFGHLFAGYRDAVYRIDRHPVMSRHPATPMREADLVLHLAGQTELPLARTGGTEATPASLAALRDEGIRGVLLDVHDLATQRAAGELILAGEGGLGPFIIGSSGVDYALIAAWRARGVLSPELPSFEPLQREARIAVVSGSCSPTTERQIRTAAHAGFLPIEVDYRAIASGMNADAVIDAALSRALPALEAGQSPILHTALGPDTTVSIDAAENDAVGRALGHMLDQIIARTGLARVAVAGGDTSSHALSQLGIFALTLRHPITQSPGSPVCLAHRYTGGTIEMTLKGGQIGNDDYLVRIRDGMVG from the coding sequence ATGAGCGGCGCGCCGCTGATCAGCTTCTACGGCGATGACTTCACTGGCTCCACCGACGCCATGGAGGCGCTGTCTTCGAATGGCATTGAAACGGTGCTCTTCACGCGCGTGCCAAACGCCGAAGAGTTTGCCCCTTTCGCCCATTGCCGGGCCGTTGGCCTCGCCGGAACCAGTCGCAGCCAGAGCCCCATTTGGATGGATCGGGAGCTGCGGGATGCGCTTTTCTGGTTGAAATCGCTGAACGCTGCGCACTGCCATTACAAGGTCTGCTCGACCTTCGACAGCGCGCCGCACCAGGGCCCGATCGGCCGCGCGCTGGAAATCGGCCTCGATATCTTCGACCAGGACATGGCGGCGATCATCGTCGGCGTGCCGCAGCTGCGCCGCTACACCTTCTTCGGACACCTTTTCGCAGGCTATCGCGACGCGGTCTATCGCATCGATCGCCACCCGGTGATGAGCCGCCATCCCGCGACACCGATGCGGGAGGCCGATCTCGTGCTTCATCTCGCGGGACAGACCGAGTTGCCGCTCGCGCGGACTGGCGGCACCGAAGCCACGCCGGCAAGCCTTGCTGCACTTCGCGACGAGGGCATTCGGGGCGTGCTGCTCGACGTGCACGATCTTGCGACACAACGGGCGGCCGGCGAGCTCATCCTTGCCGGGGAGGGCGGGCTTGGCCCCTTCATCATTGGATCGTCCGGCGTCGATTACGCCTTGATCGCCGCTTGGCGGGCCCGCGGCGTGCTTTCGCCGGAACTGCCTTCATTCGAGCCGCTTCAGCGCGAGGCGCGCATTGCCGTCGTTTCCGGCAGCTGCTCGCCGACCACCGAACGGCAGATCCGGACGGCTGCGCACGCCGGCTTCCTGCCCATCGAGGTCGATTACCGCGCCATCGCCTCCGGCATGAACGCGGATGCCGTCATCGATGCTGCGCTGTCTCGGGCGCTGCCCGCCCTGGAGGCTGGACAGAGCCCGATCCTGCACACGGCACTTGGCCCCGACACCACCGTGTCGATCGACGCTGCCGAGAACGACGCGGTGGGACGCGCTCTCGGTCACATGCTCGATCAGATCATCGCCCGAACAGGCCTCGCGCGGGTGGCGGTGGCGGGTGGCGACACATCGAGTCACGCCCTCTCGCAACTCGGCATCTTCGCCCTGACGCTTCGCCACCCCATCACCCAATCCCCCGGCTCCCCCGTCTGCCTCGCCCATCGCTACACGGGCGGCACGATCGAAATGACGCTGAAGGGCGGCCAGATCGGCAACGACGACTATCTAGTGAGGATCCGGGACGGCATGGTTGGGTGA